From the genome of Sulfitobacter sp. DSM 110093, one region includes:
- a CDS encoding type II secretion system F family protein, whose translation MSAEPIIYGLIFIGVLVLVEGLYLVAFGKSISLNSRVNRRLEMLEKGARREEVLDKLRKEMQQHMNAKSIPLYSLLSERAQKAAIAFTPQQLLMIMAGLAAVAFLGLTIGTDASVSVRALMAIAMGVGAVFFWVSHKAGKRMAMIEEQLPDAVELMVRSLRVGHPFSNAISIVSKEIQDPLASEFGVIADEAAYGRDLGEALKDMAERLDMQDLRFLAVAVTIQQQSGGNLAEILAGLAKVIRARFRLFRRVKAITAEAKWSGKFLSGFPLAALVVINLGDPHYYDEVRDHPYFIPACFLVGIFLVLNLFVMRILTNIKV comes from the coding sequence ATGAGTGCCGAACCAATCATCTATGGTCTGATCTTCATCGGCGTCCTGGTGCTGGTCGAAGGGCTATACCTTGTCGCATTCGGCAAATCGATCAGCCTCAACAGTCGGGTGAACCGCCGTCTTGAGATGCTGGAAAAAGGCGCCCGCCGTGAGGAAGTCTTGGACAAGCTGCGCAAGGAAATGCAGCAGCATATGAACGCCAAGTCGATCCCGCTCTATTCCCTGCTGTCAGAACGTGCGCAGAAGGCCGCGATTGCCTTCACGCCACAGCAACTTTTGATGATTATGGCAGGTCTTGCCGCCGTGGCCTTTCTGGGGTTGACGATTGGCACTGATGCATCTGTGTCGGTTCGGGCGCTTATGGCCATCGCGATGGGTGTCGGCGCGGTGTTCTTTTGGGTGTCGCACAAAGCGGGCAAACGCATGGCGATGATCGAAGAGCAGCTTCCCGATGCGGTGGAGCTGATGGTCCGCAGCCTGCGCGTGGGCCATCCATTTTCCAACGCGATCTCGATCGTGTCCAAAGAAATCCAAGACCCGCTTGCCTCGGAATTTGGGGTGATCGCCGATGAGGCCGCCTATGGCCGCGATCTGGGTGAAGCGCTGAAAGACATGGCCGAACGGCTCGACATGCAGGATTTGCGCTTCCTCGCCGTGGCCGTGACCATCCAGCAACAATCGGGCGGCAATCTGGCTGAGATCCTCGCTGGTCTGGCCAAGGTGATCCGCGCCCGCTTCCGCCTGTTCCGCCGTGTCAAAGCGATCACCGCCGAGGCAAAATGGTCGGGCAAGTTCCTCTCGGGCTTCCCGCTGGCCGCGCTGGTGGTGATCAACCTTGGCGATCCGCATTACTACGACGAAGTGCGCGATCACCCCTACTTCATTCCCGCCTGTTTCCTTGTGGGCATCTTCCTTGTGCTGAACCTGTTCGTGATGCGCATCCTTACCAATATCAAAGTCTGA